In a genomic window of Tripterygium wilfordii isolate XIE 37 chromosome 8, ASM1340144v1, whole genome shotgun sequence:
- the LOC120004434 gene encoding 1-aminocyclopropane-1-carboxylate synthase-like, with protein MSHHKQAVLSELATNDGHGENSSYFDGWKAYDKNPFHPIHNPDGVIQMGLAENQLSLDLVQNWIKKNPKASICTTEGVKMFKELANFQDYHGLPEFREAIAKFMGRERGGRVIFDPNRIVMSGGATGANETIIFCLADPGDAFLVPSPYYPAFDRDLRWRTRVQIIPVDCDSSNNFQITKEALEAAYERAQKANINVKGLIMVNPSNPLGTVLDRDTLRSLVTFVNQKNIHLVCDEIYASCVFSSPGFVSVAEIVQEMADRCNRDLIHIVYSLSKDLGFPGFRVGIVYSYNNDVVSCGRKMSSFGLVSSQTQYLLAAMLSDDEFVDNFLTESAKRLAKRHGIITKGLEEVGISCLKSNAGLYVWMDLRHLLKEETFEGEMVLWRVIIDKVKLNVSPGSSFHCVEPGWFRVCFANMDDETVQVALKRMQAFVGEGEERKEAPLKRQRWKEDLSLSFSARRFEEGVMSPHSPIPHSPLVRARN; from the exons ATGAGTCATCATAAGCAAGCAGTCTTGTCTGAGCTTGCAACCAATGATGGTCATGGTGAGAATTCATCTTACTTCGACGGATGGAAGGCCTACGACAAGAACCCTTTTCACCCCATCCACAATCCCGACGGAGTTATCCAGATGGGTCTCGCAGAAAACCAG CTTTCGCTCGATTTGGTTCAGAATTGGATAAAGAAGAATCCAAAGGCCTCCATATGCACTACTGAAGGAGTCAAAATGTTCAAAGAGCTTGCAAACTTTCAGGACTACCATGGTTTGCCTGAATTTAGAGAGGCAATAGCCAAGTTtatggggagagagagaggtggaaGAGTCATATTCGATCCCAACCGCATAGTCATGAGCGGTGGAGCCACCGGTGCAAATGAGACCATCATCTTCTGTTTGGCCGATCCAGGCGACGCTTTTCTTGTTCCCTCACCGTACTATCCCGC ATTTGATCGAGACCTTCGATGGCGAACCAGGGTACAGATCATACCTGTAGATTGTGATAGCTCAAACAATTTTCAGATAACAAAAGAAGCACTTGAAGCAGCATATGAAAGGGCACAAAAAGCTAACATCAATGTGAAAGGATTGATCATGGTGAACCCATCAAACCCACTTGGGACAGTATTGGACAGAGACACACTAAGGAGTTTGGTCACATTTGTGAATCAAAAGAACATTCACCTTGTCTGCGACGAAATTTACGCGTCCTGTGTCTTCAGCTCCCCCGGTTTTGTAAGCGTCGCAGAGATTGTGCAAGAGATGGCTGATCGCTGCAACCGCGACCTTATTCACATTGTTTACAGTTTATCTAAGGACTTGGGTTTCCCTGGCTTTAGGGTTGGCATTGTCTATTCGTACAATAATGATGTGGTGAGTTGTGGCCGGAAAATGTCCAGCTTCGGATTAGTCTCCTCGCAAACTCAATACTTGCTAGCTGCAATGCTTTCCGACGATGAATTTGTCGACAATTTCCTCACGGAGAGCGCCAAGAGGCTCGCTAAGAGACATGGGATTATCACTAAGGGACTTGAAGAAGTTGGTATTAGTTGCTTGAAAAGCAATGCTGGTCTTTATGTTTGGATGGATTTGAGGCATCTACTTAAAGAAGAGACATTTGAAGGTGAAATGGTGTTGTGGAGAGTCATTATTGACAAAGTGAAGCTCAATGTTTCTCCGGGCTCTTCTTTTCATTGCGTCGAGCCGGGTTGGTTTAGGGTATGCTTTGCAAACATGGATGATGAAACAGTCCAAGTGGCTCTCAAGAGAATGCAAGCATTTGTTGGTGAAGGAGAGGAGCGAAAAGAGGCGCCGTTGAAGAGGCAGCGCTGGAAAGAGGATCTCAGTCTGAGCTTCTCCGCTCGGAGATTCGAGGAGGGTGTCATGTCTCCACATTCTCCAATCCCTCACTCACCCCTTGTTAGGGCAAGGAATTAa